In Streptomyces sp. NBC_00704, a genomic segment contains:
- a CDS encoding fructosamine kinase family protein gives MRVPPSGPGAAAARYAGAAPRRERSLSGTLTEVVLDDGRVVMVKRGEDPGATGAEAAGLRWLAAAGSVRVPAVHGHDDRWLVTDRVATGAPDAAAARRLGRDLAALHAAGAPAFGAAPPGGLRDAYVGRAPMRNVTGDDWPVWYAEERVLPYARAAAEAGTLGPAEASRIERLCLRLPELAGPSELPARLHGDLWNGNVLWGADGDVRLIDPAAHGGHRETDLAMLLLFGCPHLDQVLAGYQQQSPLADGWRGRVGLHQLFPLLVHAVLFGRPYAEQALAVAEAAR, from the coding sequence ATGAGGGTGCCTCCTTCCGGTCCCGGCGCGGCCGCCGCCCGGTACGCCGGGGCGGCGCCCCGGCGCGAGCGGTCGCTGTCCGGGACGCTGACGGAGGTCGTCCTCGACGACGGGCGCGTGGTGATGGTCAAGCGGGGCGAGGATCCCGGCGCGACCGGGGCCGAGGCGGCCGGGCTGCGCTGGCTGGCCGCCGCCGGGTCCGTCCGCGTCCCGGCCGTGCACGGGCACGACGACCGCTGGCTGGTGACCGACCGCGTGGCGACCGGCGCCCCGGACGCCGCGGCCGCCCGCCGCCTGGGCCGGGACCTTGCGGCCCTGCACGCCGCCGGTGCTCCGGCGTTCGGCGCGGCCCCGCCGGGAGGCCTCCGCGACGCCTACGTCGGCCGGGCCCCGATGCGCAACGTGACCGGCGACGACTGGCCGGTCTGGTACGCGGAGGAGCGCGTGCTGCCGTACGCCCGCGCGGCAGCCGAAGCGGGCACGCTCGGCCCGGCCGAGGCGTCCCGGATCGAGCGCCTGTGTCTGCGTCTGCCGGAGCTGGCCGGGCCGTCCGAACTGCCCGCCCGCCTGCACGGCGACCTGTGGAACGGCAACGTGCTGTGGGGCGCGGACGGCGACGTCCGCCTCATCGACCCGGCCGCCCACGGCGGTCACCGGGAGACGGACCTGGCGATGCTGCTCCTGTTCGGCTGCCCCCACCTGGACCAGGTGCTGGCCGGCTACCAGCAGCAGTCGCCGCTCGCCGACGGGTGGCGCGGGCGCGTCGGCCTGCACCAGCTCTTCCCCCTGCTCGTGCACGCCGTGCTGTTCGGGCGCCCGTACGCGGAGCAGGCCCTCGCGGTGGCCGAAGCGGCCCGGTGA
- a CDS encoding ferredoxin gives MTTTTSQQELFRFLEDRFACAQACTECARASALRASLVDPDGREHHELVRRKGIMCAEVCDATCRVLSEESATDEAGIRAQLEWCRTVCLESAHVFDRQPGAEDSAAACRACAQACTDFIATLR, from the coding sequence GTGACTACGACGACATCCCAACAGGAGCTGTTCCGGTTCCTGGAGGACCGCTTCGCGTGCGCCCAGGCGTGCACCGAGTGCGCGCGCGCCAGCGCGCTGCGCGCGAGCCTCGTGGATCCGGACGGCAGAGAGCATCACGAACTGGTGCGGCGCAAGGGCATCATGTGCGCCGAGGTCTGCGACGCCACCTGCCGCGTGCTGTCCGAGGAGAGCGCGACGGACGAGGCCGGCATCCGTGCCCAGCTGGAATGGTGCCGGACGGTCTGCCTGGAGAGCGCGCACGTCTTCGACCGCCAGCCGGGCGCCGAGGACAGCGCGGCCGCCTGTCGCGCCTGCGCCCAGGCCTGCACCGACTTCATCGCGACCCTGCGCTGA
- a CDS encoding NAD(P)H-dependent flavin oxidoreductase, which produces MQTELSTQLGVEHAVFGFTPFPAVAAAISRAGGFGVLGAVRYTAPDDLRRDLDWIEAHVDGRPYGLDVVMPAKKVEGVTEADVEAMIPEAHRDFVRDTLAKYGVPELAQGEAAGWRITGWMEQVARSQLDVAFDYPIRLLANALGSPPADVVARAHDRDVLVAALAGSARHARKHKDAGIDVVVAQGYEAGGHTGEIASMVLTPEVVEAVDPLPVLAAGGIGSGRQAAAALALGAQGVWLGSVWLTTSEADMHSPALTRKLLAAGSGDTVRSRALTGKPARQLRTEWTDAWDGPDGPGALPMPLQGLLVAEAVSRIQKHEVDPLLGTPVGQIVGRMNEVRSVRAVFDDLTRGFEQAVDRVNRIAGRSGQ; this is translated from the coding sequence ATGCAGACGGAGCTGAGCACACAACTGGGAGTCGAGCACGCCGTCTTCGGCTTCACGCCGTTCCCCGCCGTCGCCGCGGCCATCAGCCGCGCGGGCGGCTTCGGCGTGCTCGGCGCGGTCCGGTACACCGCCCCGGACGACCTCAGACGCGACCTCGACTGGATCGAGGCCCACGTAGACGGCCGGCCGTACGGACTCGACGTCGTCATGCCCGCCAAGAAGGTCGAGGGCGTGACCGAGGCCGACGTCGAGGCGATGATCCCCGAGGCGCACCGGGACTTCGTGCGGGACACCCTCGCCAAGTACGGCGTCCCCGAACTGGCCCAGGGCGAGGCCGCGGGGTGGCGGATCACCGGCTGGATGGAGCAGGTCGCCCGCAGCCAGCTCGACGTCGCCTTCGACTACCCGATCCGGCTGCTGGCCAACGCCCTCGGCTCGCCCCCCGCCGACGTCGTCGCCCGCGCCCACGACCGGGACGTCCTCGTCGCCGCGCTCGCCGGGAGCGCACGCCACGCCCGCAAGCACAAGGACGCCGGCATCGACGTCGTCGTCGCCCAGGGCTACGAGGCGGGCGGCCACACCGGCGAGATCGCCTCCATGGTGCTCACCCCGGAGGTGGTCGAGGCCGTGGACCCGCTGCCCGTGCTCGCCGCCGGCGGCATCGGCAGCGGACGGCAGGCGGCCGCCGCCCTCGCGCTCGGCGCCCAGGGCGTCTGGCTCGGCTCCGTCTGGCTGACCACGTCCGAGGCCGACATGCACTCGCCCGCCCTCACCCGCAAACTCCTCGCGGCCGGCTCCGGCGACACCGTCCGCTCCCGCGCCCTGACCGGCAAACCCGCCCGCCAGCTGCGCACCGAGTGGACCGACGCCTGGGACGGCCCCGACGGACCCGGCGCCCTCCCCATGCCTCTCCAGGGCCTGCTCGTCGCGGAGGCCGTCTCACGCATCCAGAAACACGAGGTCGACCCCCTGCTCGGCACGCCCGTCGGCCAGATCGTCGGCCGGATGAACGAGGTGCGCAGCGTCCGGGCGGTCTTCGACGATCTCACCCGCGGCTTCGAACAGGCCGTGGACCGCGTCAACCGCATCGCCGGAAGGAGCGGACAGTGA
- a CDS encoding ATP-binding cassette domain-containing protein, whose protein sequence is MSMAHRTQSQPPEPHAADSHDLIRVHGARENNLKDVSIEIPKRRLTVFTGVSGSGKSSLVFDTIAAESQRLINETYSAFVQGFMPNLARPEVDVLDGLTTAIIVDQQRLGTDPRSTVGTATDANAMLRILFSRLAQPHIGPPTAYSFNTASVRASGAITVERGNKKAVKATYTRTGGMCPRCEGRGTVSDIDITQLYDAGKSLNEGALTIPGYSMEGWYGRIFSGCGFFDPDKPINRFTKRELHDLLHKEPTKIKVDGINLTYEGLIPKIQKSMLSKDIDALQPHVRAFVERATTFSVCPECEGTRLSEGARSSKIGGVSIADACAMQITDLAEWVRGLDDPSVAPLLTALQHSLDSFAEIGLGYLSLDRPSGTLSGGEAQRVKMIRHLGSSLTDVTYVFDEPTTGLHPHDISRMNDLLLRLRDKGNTVLVVEHKPQTIAIADHVVDLGPGAGTAGGSVCFEGTVEGLRAGDTITGRHLDDRAAVKETVRKPTGVLEIRGASAHNLRDVDVDIPLGVLVVVTGVAGSGKSSLVHGSVPPGEGVVSVDQGAIRGSRRSNPATYTGLLDPIRKAFAKANGVKPALFSANSEGACPTCNGVGVVFTDLAMMAGVATTCEECEGRRYQASVLEYRLGGRDISEVLAMPVSEAEEFFGAGEASTPAAHRVLTRLADVGLGYLSLGQPLTTLSGGERQRLKLATHMAEKGGVYVLDEPTTGLHLADVEQLLGLLDRLVDSGKSVIVVEHHPAVMAHADWIVDLGPGAGHDGGRIVFEGTPADLVAARSTLTGEHLAAYVGA, encoded by the coding sequence ATGAGCATGGCCCACAGGACGCAGTCACAGCCGCCCGAGCCGCATGCCGCCGACAGTCACGACCTGATCCGCGTGCACGGGGCGCGCGAGAACAACCTCAAGGACGTCAGCATCGAGATCCCCAAGCGCCGGCTGACGGTGTTCACCGGGGTGTCCGGCTCGGGCAAGAGCTCGCTGGTGTTCGACACGATCGCCGCGGAGTCGCAGCGGCTGATCAACGAGACCTACAGCGCCTTCGTGCAGGGCTTCATGCCGAACCTGGCGCGCCCCGAGGTCGACGTGCTCGACGGGCTGACGACCGCGATCATCGTCGACCAGCAGCGGCTGGGCACCGACCCGCGCTCCACCGTGGGCACGGCCACCGACGCCAACGCGATGCTGCGCATCCTGTTCAGCCGGCTCGCGCAGCCGCACATCGGACCGCCCACCGCGTACTCCTTCAACACCGCCTCCGTACGGGCGAGCGGCGCGATCACCGTGGAGCGCGGCAACAAGAAGGCGGTGAAGGCGACCTACACGCGCACCGGCGGCATGTGCCCGCGCTGCGAGGGCCGCGGCACGGTCTCCGACATCGACATCACCCAGCTCTACGACGCCGGCAAGTCCCTCAACGAGGGCGCGCTCACGATCCCCGGCTACAGCATGGAGGGCTGGTACGGCCGGATCTTCTCCGGCTGCGGCTTCTTCGACCCGGACAAGCCGATCAACAGGTTCACCAAGCGGGAACTGCACGACCTGCTCCACAAGGAGCCCACCAAAATCAAGGTTGACGGGATCAACCTGACGTACGAAGGCCTCATCCCGAAGATCCAGAAGTCCATGCTGTCCAAGGACATCGACGCGCTCCAGCCGCACGTCCGCGCCTTCGTCGAGCGGGCGACGACGTTCTCCGTGTGCCCCGAGTGCGAGGGCACCCGGCTGAGCGAGGGCGCCCGGTCGTCGAAGATCGGCGGCGTCAGCATCGCCGACGCCTGCGCGATGCAGATCACGGACCTGGCCGAGTGGGTCCGGGGGCTCGACGATCCGTCGGTCGCGCCCCTGCTCACCGCGCTCCAGCACTCCCTCGACTCGTTCGCGGAGATCGGCCTCGGCTACCTCTCGCTCGACCGCCCCTCGGGCACGCTCTCGGGCGGCGAGGCCCAGCGCGTCAAGATGATCCGCCACCTCGGCTCCTCGCTCACCGACGTCACCTACGTCTTCGACGAGCCCACCACCGGTCTGCACCCGCACGACATCAGCCGGATGAACGACCTGCTGCTGCGGCTGCGCGACAAGGGCAACACGGTGCTCGTCGTGGAGCACAAGCCGCAGACGATCGCGATCGCCGACCACGTCGTCGACCTCGGCCCCGGCGCCGGCACGGCGGGCGGCAGCGTCTGTTTTGAGGGCACGGTCGAGGGACTGCGGGCCGGCGACACCATCACCGGCCGCCACCTCGACGACCGTGCCGCCGTCAAGGAGACGGTGCGCAAGCCCACCGGCGTGCTGGAGATCCGGGGCGCGTCCGCGCACAACCTGCGCGACGTGGACGTCGACATCCCGCTGGGCGTGCTGGTGGTCGTCACCGGCGTGGCCGGCTCGGGCAAGAGCTCGCTCGTACACGGCTCGGTGCCGCCCGGCGAGGGCGTGGTCTCGGTCGACCAGGGGGCGATCCGCGGCTCGCGGCGCAGCAACCCCGCCACGTACACCGGGCTGCTCGACCCGATCCGCAAGGCCTTCGCCAAGGCCAACGGGGTCAAGCCGGCGCTGTTCAGCGCCAACTCGGAGGGCGCCTGTCCCACCTGCAACGGCGTCGGCGTCGTCTTCACGGACCTGGCGATGATGGCGGGCGTCGCCACCACCTGCGAGGAGTGCGAGGGCAGGCGGTACCAGGCGTCCGTCCTGGAGTACCGCCTCGGCGGGCGCGACATCAGCGAGGTGCTCGCGATGCCGGTCTCGGAGGCCGAGGAGTTCTTCGGCGCGGGCGAGGCGAGCACTCCGGCGGCGCACCGCGTCCTGACCCGGCTGGCCGACGTCGGCCTCGGCTACCTGAGCCTGGGCCAGCCGCTCACCACGCTGTCCGGCGGCGAGCGCCAGCGGCTCAAGCTGGCCACCCACATGGCGGAGAAGGGCGGCGTGTACGTCCTGGACGAGCCGACCACCGGCCTCCACCTCGCCGACGTGGAACAGCTGCTCGGCCTGCTGGACCGGCTGGTCGACTCGGGCAAGTCGGTCATCGTCGTCGAGCACCACCCGGCGGTCATGGCGCACGCCGACTGGATCGTCGACCTCGGCCCCGGCGCGGGTCACGACGGCGGCCGGATCGTCTTCGAGGGCACGCCGGCCGACCTCGTCGCCGCCCGCTCCACCCTCACCGGCGAGCACCTCGCGGCATACGTCGGCGCCTGA
- a CDS encoding acyl-CoA synthetase codes for MTGTPPAGFWAQAAQDPDRTVLIAPDGQEWTAGRLHAAANRLVHGLRAAGLERGDAFAVVLPNSAEFFTAHLAATQAGFYLVPVNHHLVGPEIAWIVSDSGAKVLIAHERFAEQARRAADEARLPATHRYAVGEADGFRPYPELLDGRPESPPAERTLGWVMNYTSGTTGRPRGIRRPLPGKPPEESYLGGFLGIFGIRPFDDNVHLVCSPLYHTAVLQFAAASLHLGHRLVVMDKWTPEEMLRLVDVHRCTHTHMVPTQFHRLLALPPDTRARYDVTSMRHAIHGAAPCPDHVKRAMIDWWGACVEEYYAASEGGGAFATAEEWLKKPGTVGKAWPISELAIFDDDGERLPPGELGTVYMKMTTGGFAYHKDEDKTRKNRIGDFFTVGDLGVLDEDGYLFLRDRKIDLIISGGVNVYPAEIESVLLAHPAVADAAAFGIPHDDWGEQVKAVIEPAPGREPGPDLAADLLAHCAERLAGYKRPRSVDFIAEMPRDPNGKLYKRRLREPYWEGRTRQV; via the coding sequence GTGACCGGCACACCTCCCGCGGGCTTCTGGGCCCAGGCCGCCCAGGACCCCGACCGCACCGTCCTGATCGCCCCCGACGGCCAGGAGTGGACCGCCGGCCGCCTGCACGCCGCCGCCAACCGGCTCGTGCACGGCCTGCGCGCCGCCGGCCTGGAACGCGGCGACGCCTTCGCCGTCGTCCTGCCCAACTCGGCCGAGTTCTTCACCGCCCATCTGGCCGCGACCCAGGCCGGGTTCTACCTCGTGCCCGTCAACCACCACCTCGTCGGCCCCGAGATCGCCTGGATCGTCTCCGACTCGGGGGCCAAGGTGCTGATCGCCCACGAACGCTTCGCCGAACAGGCGCGCCGGGCCGCCGACGAGGCCCGTCTGCCCGCCACCCACCGCTACGCCGTCGGCGAGGCCGACGGCTTCCGGCCGTATCCCGAACTCCTCGACGGGCGACCGGAGTCGCCGCCCGCCGAGCGCACACTGGGCTGGGTCATGAACTACACCTCGGGCACCACGGGCCGCCCGCGCGGCATCCGGCGTCCGCTGCCCGGGAAGCCGCCCGAGGAGTCCTACCTCGGCGGCTTCCTCGGCATCTTCGGCATCAGGCCCTTCGACGACAACGTGCACCTGGTGTGCTCGCCGCTCTACCACACGGCCGTGCTGCAGTTCGCGGCCGCCTCCCTGCACCTGGGCCACCGGCTCGTCGTGATGGACAAGTGGACGCCCGAGGAGATGCTCCGTCTCGTCGACGTCCACCGCTGCACCCACACCCACATGGTCCCCACCCAGTTCCACCGCCTGCTGGCCCTCCCGCCGGACACCCGGGCGCGCTACGACGTGACCTCGATGCGGCACGCCATCCACGGCGCCGCGCCCTGCCCCGACCACGTGAAGCGGGCGATGATCGACTGGTGGGGCGCGTGCGTGGAGGAGTACTACGCGGCCAGCGAGGGCGGCGGTGCGTTCGCCACGGCCGAGGAGTGGCTGAAGAAGCCGGGCACGGTCGGGAAGGCCTGGCCCATCAGCGAGCTGGCGATCTTCGACGACGACGGCGAGCGGCTGCCGCCCGGCGAACTCGGCACGGTGTACATGAAGATGACCACCGGCGGCTTCGCCTACCACAAGGACGAGGACAAGACGCGGAAGAACCGCATCGGCGACTTCTTCACCGTCGGCGACCTCGGGGTCCTCGACGAGGACGGCTACCTCTTCCTGCGCGACCGCAAGATCGACCTGATCATCTCCGGCGGCGTCAACGTCTACCCCGCCGAGATCGAGTCCGTGCTGCTCGCCCACCCCGCCGTCGCCGACGCCGCCGCCTTCGGCATCCCGCACGACGACTGGGGCGAGCAGGTCAAGGCGGTGATCGAGCCCGCCCCCGGCCGGGAGCCCGGCCCGGACCTCGCCGCCGACCTCCTCGCCCACTGCGCCGAGCGGCTGGCCGGCTACAAACGGCCCAGGTCCGTCGACTTCATCGCCGAGATGCCCCGCGACCCCAACGGCAAGCTCTACAAGCGGCGGCTGCGCGAACCGTACTGGGAGGGACGCACCCGCCAGGTCTGA
- a CDS encoding DUF6479 family protein, with protein sequence MTTASQQLAAASGLLSLGLFVVGMALLAVLGGGFWLGARVKSRESARPRPEEQPHLPPGGAVHEIRENREPDEVPRTAEGGRPLTPYELTNMQTRASTDKKRPRWSRGSSGSFGGGGLGAH encoded by the coding sequence ATGACTACCGCAAGCCAACAGCTGGCCGCCGCGAGCGGCCTGCTCAGTCTCGGGCTGTTCGTGGTCGGAATGGCCCTGCTCGCCGTGCTCGGCGGCGGCTTCTGGCTGGGCGCCCGCGTCAAGTCGCGCGAGTCGGCACGGCCGCGCCCCGAGGAACAGCCGCACCTCCCGCCGGGCGGCGCCGTGCACGAGATCCGCGAGAACCGGGAACCCGACGAGGTGCCCCGGACGGCGGAGGGCGGCCGTCCCCTCACCCCGTACGAGTTGACCAACATGCAGACCCGGGCGAGCACGGACAAGAAACGGCCGCGCTGGAGCCGGGGCAGCAGCGGCTCGTTCGGCGGCGGCGGTCTGGGCGCGCACTGA
- a CDS encoding FAD-dependent oxidoreductase: MPAHEGHTGHTGQPGQPGRQGPSGQPGHQAHAGSEGQAGPGRVRSYDVVVVGGGHNGLVAAAYLARAGRSVLVLERLDHTGGAAVSTRPFAGVDARLSRYSYLVSLLPSKIVRDLGLRFRVRGRTISSYSPVERAGRATGLLVGGGEERTREAFARLTGGEREYAAWERFYGMTGRLARRVFPTLTEPLPTREELRRTVDDEEAWRTVFEEPIGTAVEERFADDLVRGVVLTDALIGTFADAHDPSLRQNRCFLYHVIGGGTGAWDVPVGGMGALTDALADAARDAGAVLATGHEAVRIDTDGRSAEVAYRSADGEGVVAARHVLVNASPQTLAALTGDEPPAPAEGAQLKVNMLLTRLPRLRDSSVDPREAFAGTFHIAEGYEQLAAAHAQAAAGEPPAAPPSEIYCHSLTDPSILGPDLAASGHHTLTLFGLHTPARLFRADNDGVREELLRSTLALLDAHLAEPLADCLALDADGRPCIEARTPLDLERDLGLPGGNIFHRELSWPYAQDGAGRWGVETRHGNVLLCGAGAVRGGGVSGVPGHNAAMAVLEAAGNPDA, encoded by the coding sequence ATGCCAGCACACGAGGGACACACGGGACACACGGGGCAGCCGGGACAGCCGGGCCGTCAGGGACCATCCGGGCAGCCCGGGCACCAGGCGCACGCGGGATCCGAGGGGCAGGCGGGGCCCGGGAGGGTGCGCTCCTACGACGTCGTCGTCGTGGGCGGCGGCCACAACGGCCTGGTCGCGGCCGCCTACCTGGCGAGGGCCGGGCGGTCGGTGCTGGTGCTGGAGCGGCTGGACCACACCGGCGGCGCCGCCGTCTCCACCCGGCCGTTCGCCGGGGTCGACGCCCGGCTGTCGAGGTACTCGTACCTGGTGAGCCTGCTCCCGTCGAAGATCGTGCGGGACCTGGGGCTGCGTTTCCGGGTACGCGGCCGCACGATCTCCTCGTACTCGCCCGTGGAGCGTGCGGGGCGGGCCACCGGGCTCCTGGTGGGCGGGGGCGAGGAGCGCACCCGTGAGGCGTTCGCGCGGCTCACGGGCGGCGAGCGCGAGTACGCGGCCTGGGAGCGTTTCTACGGCATGACCGGACGCCTCGCCCGGCGGGTCTTCCCCACGCTCACCGAGCCGCTGCCCACCCGTGAGGAACTGCGCCGCACGGTCGACGACGAGGAGGCCTGGCGGACCGTCTTCGAGGAGCCGATCGGCACGGCCGTCGAGGAGCGCTTCGCGGACGACCTCGTGCGGGGCGTGGTCCTCACCGACGCGCTCATCGGCACCTTCGCCGACGCCCACGACCCCTCCCTGCGGCAGAACCGCTGCTTCCTCTACCACGTCATCGGCGGCGGCACCGGCGCCTGGGACGTGCCGGTGGGCGGGATGGGCGCCCTCACCGACGCCCTGGCCGACGCCGCCCGGGACGCGGGCGCGGTCCTCGCCACCGGACACGAGGCCGTACGGATCGACACGGACGGCCGCAGCGCCGAGGTGGCCTACCGCAGTGCCGACGGCGAGGGCGTCGTCGCCGCCCGGCACGTCCTGGTGAACGCCTCCCCGCAGACGCTGGCGGCCCTCACCGGCGACGAGCCGCCCGCCCCCGCGGAGGGCGCCCAGTTGAAGGTGAACATGCTGCTCACGCGGCTGCCGAGGCTGCGCGACAGCTCCGTCGACCCGCGGGAGGCGTTCGCCGGGACCTTCCACATCGCCGAGGGGTACGAGCAGCTCGCCGCCGCCCACGCCCAGGCCGCCGCCGGTGAGCCGCCGGCCGCCCCGCCCTCCGAGATCTACTGCCACTCGCTGACCGATCCGAGCATCCTGGGCCCGGACCTGGCCGCCTCGGGGCACCACACGCTGACGCTGTTCGGGCTGCACACCCCGGCCCGGCTCTTCCGCGCGGACAACGACGGCGTGCGCGAGGAGCTGCTGAGGTCGACCCTGGCCCTGCTCGACGCGCATCTGGCCGAGCCCCTCGCCGACTGCCTGGCCCTCGACGCCGACGGCCGCCCCTGCATCGAGGCGAGGACCCCGCTGGACCTGGAGCGCGACCTCGGGCTCCCCGGCGGCAACATCTTCCACCGGGAGCTGTCCTGGCCCTACGCGCAGGACGGCGCGGGCCGCTGGGGCGTGGAGACCCGGCACGGCAACGTGCTGCTGTGCGGGGCGGGGGCCGTGCGCGGGGGAGGGGTGAGCGGGGTGCCGGGGCACAACGCGGCGATGGCGGTGCTGGAGGCCGCGGGGAACCCGGACGCCTGA
- a CDS encoding oxygenase MpaB family protein, with the protein MTADPGLFGPTSVTWQTHGDPMMWVAGIRALYLQALHPRAVRGVMQNSDFRRDAWGRLMRTADFVGTTTYGTAEAAEKAGARVRRIHRLLTATDPDTGETYGVGEPALLLWVHCAEIDSYLHVLRRSGYPLSDAAADRYIGEHRVSARLVGLDPDTLPGDRAAMEAYFEKVRPELAAGAEARAVDDFLLRPPTHPLLVPARALLWRRVADLAYASLPPYAHELYGRRAPEPAVVTRRLRTAGAVLRRVPARLRWRLPPRHILRAMARLGPEARPAPDKVRP; encoded by the coding sequence ATGACGGCCGACCCGGGGCTGTTCGGCCCGACGAGCGTGACCTGGCAGACGCACGGCGACCCGATGATGTGGGTCGCCGGGATCCGGGCGCTCTACCTCCAGGCGCTCCACCCGCGGGCCGTGCGCGGCGTCATGCAGAACTCCGACTTCCGGCGGGACGCGTGGGGCCGGCTGATGCGCACCGCCGACTTCGTCGGCACCACCACCTACGGCACCGCCGAGGCCGCCGAGAAGGCGGGCGCCCGCGTCCGCCGGATCCACCGCCTGCTCACCGCCACCGACCCGGACACCGGGGAGACCTACGGAGTCGGCGAACCCGCACTGCTGCTGTGGGTGCACTGTGCCGAGATCGACTCCTATCTGCACGTCCTGCGCCGTTCCGGCTACCCGCTGTCCGACGCGGCCGCCGACCGCTACATCGGCGAACACCGCGTCAGCGCCCGCCTGGTGGGGCTCGATCCGGACACCCTGCCCGGCGACCGGGCCGCGATGGAGGCCTACTTCGAGAAGGTGCGCCCCGAACTCGCCGCCGGAGCCGAGGCGCGCGCGGTGGACGACTTCCTGCTCCGCCCGCCGACCCACCCGCTGCTGGTGCCCGCACGCGCCCTGCTGTGGCGGCGCGTCGCGGATCTGGCGTACGCCTCACTGCCGCCGTACGCGCACGAGCTGTACGGCAGACGCGCCCCCGAACCCGCCGTCGTCACCCGGCGGTTGCGGACCGCCGGGGCCGTGCTGCGTCGCGTTCCCGCACGTCTGCGCTGGCGGCTCCCGCCCCGGCACATCCTGCGGGCCATGGCCCGCCTTGGCCCCGAAGCCCGCCCGGCCCCGGACAAGGTCCGGCCGTAG
- a CDS encoding acyl-CoA dehydrogenase family protein, which translates to MHLDHTPEQLRLRTELRSYFAELVPDNAYARHADPVAAKRFYRRTVRRLGEDGWLGVGWPKEYGGRGLTPVEQFVFFDEAAQAGVPLPLMALNTVGPTIMRYGTDEQKSYFLPRILAGEIDFAIGYSEPDAGTDLAALRTRAVREGDEYVVNGQKIWTTNGDTADWVWLAVRTDPEAPPHRGITMLLVPTTDPGYSCTVIRTLASHDTTASYYENIRVPVSRRVGAENQGWRLITNQLNHERVTLAAHGTMAIRALHDVQRWAAGTKLADGSRVVDLPWVRRRLAQTHVKLDALKLLNWQMVGALQNGTLTPQDASAVKVYGSEARRDAYGWLMEVVAAPGALQEGSAGAVLHGELERGYRSAVIFTFGGGNNEIQREIISWIGLGMPRVRR; encoded by the coding sequence GTGCACCTCGACCACACGCCCGAACAACTGCGGTTGCGCACCGAACTGCGGTCCTACTTCGCCGAGTTGGTGCCGGACAACGCCTACGCCCGGCACGCCGACCCGGTCGCCGCCAAACGGTTCTACCGCAGGACCGTCCGGCGCCTCGGCGAGGACGGCTGGCTCGGCGTCGGCTGGCCGAAGGAGTACGGCGGGCGCGGCCTCACGCCCGTCGAGCAGTTCGTCTTCTTCGACGAGGCCGCCCAGGCCGGCGTACCGCTGCCCCTCATGGCCCTGAACACCGTCGGACCGACGATCATGCGCTACGGCACGGACGAGCAGAAGTCGTACTTCCTGCCCAGGATCCTGGCCGGGGAGATCGACTTCGCCATCGGCTACAGCGAGCCCGACGCGGGCACCGACCTGGCCGCGCTCAGAACGCGCGCGGTGCGCGAGGGGGACGAGTACGTCGTCAACGGCCAGAAGATCTGGACGACCAACGGCGACACCGCGGACTGGGTGTGGCTCGCCGTGCGCACCGATCCCGAGGCTCCGCCGCACAGGGGCATCACCATGCTCCTGGTGCCGACCACCGACCCCGGCTACTCCTGCACCGTCATCCGCACGCTCGCCTCGCACGACACCACCGCCAGCTACTACGAGAACATCCGCGTGCCCGTCTCGCGGCGGGTGGGCGCCGAGAACCAGGGCTGGCGGCTGATCACCAACCAGCTCAACCACGAACGCGTCACCCTCGCCGCGCACGGCACGATGGCGATCCGCGCGCTGCACGACGTCCAGCGCTGGGCGGCCGGGACCAAGCTCGCCGACGGCAGCCGGGTGGTCGACCTGCCCTGGGTGCGCCGGCGGCTGGCCCAGACCCATGTGAAACTCGACGCGCTCAAGCTCCTCAACTGGCAGATGGTCGGCGCCCTCCAGAACGGCACCCTCACCCCGCAGGACGCCTCGGCCGTCAAGGTCTACGGCTCCGAGGCCCGCCGCGACGCCTACGGCTGGCTGATGGAGGTCGTCGCGGCGCCCGGCGCGCTCCAGGAGGGCTCGGCGGGCGCCGTCCTGCACGGCGAGCTCGAACGCGGCTACCGGTCCGCCGTGATCTTCACCTTCGGCGGCGGCAACAACGAGATCCAGCGGGAGATCATTTCCTGGATCGGCCTGGGGATGCCGCGGGTGCGGCGTTAG